The Sagittula stellata E-37 sequence CCGCTTGCCCACTACAACCGCGTCCGGGTCGTAGTGGCGGAAGCACAGCTCGGACGTGCTGTCGGCGCCCTCGTAGCGAAGCGGTGCAATGCCTTCGAAAAATCCGGTCGTCATCTAAAGTCCCCTCCCAAGGATACGCGTCAAGGCAGGTCTTTCACCGCCGGGTATGTCGCACGATACGCCTGGAATGCTTCGGCATAGGCGTCGGCAAGGGCCGCATCCGGTGCGACGGTCTCGCGCACGGCGGGGGCCACCATGACATCCTCCACCGTCCCCGCGCCACAGCCCACCATCGCCAGGCGCGCCGCCCCAAGCGCCGCGCCGAAATCGCCGGCCTCCGGCAGGTCCAGCGGCACACCCAACACGGTGGCGATCGTCTTGACCCAGTAGCGCGAGGCCGCACCACCGCCGATCGCCAGCAGGCTCTGCAGTTCCACGCCGGTCTGGCGCAGCGCCAGCGCACAGTCGCCGATGGCAAAGGCGACACCCTCCATCACCGCCTGTGTCATGGCGCGGCGATCCGTCGCCTGCTCGATGTTCAGGAAGCCGCCGCGAATGCGCGCGTCGTTGTGCGGAGTCCGCTCGCCCGACAGATACGGCAGGAAGCGCAGCCGACCCGGCCCCGAGATCTCGTCGCCAACCTCGCGCGCCAGATCGGCCGGTGCCGTGCCCGTGACGCGGGACAGCCAGTTCAGGGAATCCGTCGCGGCAAGGATCACGCCCATCTGGTACCATTGCCCCGGCACCGCGTGGCAGAAGGTGTGCACCGCGCTCTCCGGCAGCGGCGCATAGCCGTCGCGCCCGGTCAGCAGCACGCCCGAGGTGCCCAGCGACACGAACCCCTGCCCCTCGCGCATCGCGCCCACACCGCAGGCCGAGGCCGCATTGTCGCCCGCGCCGCCCACCACGGCCACGGTGCCCGTCATGCCCCAGCGCGCGGCCAGGTCCTGACGAAGCTGCCCACCGACGTCCGAGCCTTCGACAAGCCGGGGCATCTGCGCCCGCGCCATGCCCCCGGCCTCCAGCAGCCGCGGCGACCAGTCGCGCGCGCCGACGTCGAGCCAGGACGTGCCCGCGCTGTCCGACATGTCGGCGAACAGCTCTCCGGTCAGGTGGAAGTTCATGTAGCCGGCGGGCAGCACCACATGCGCCACGCGCGCAAACGCATCCGGCTCGTGCGCCGCCATCCAGGCCAGCTTCGGCGCGGTGAACCCCGGGAAGACGATGTTGCCCGACAACGCCCGCACATCGTCGGTCGCATCCAGCGCGGCCGCCTCGGCAAAACTGCGCGTGTCGTTCCACAGGATGCAGGGCCGCACGACCGCGCCCGCGGAATCGAGGCAGACGGCCCCATGCATATGCCCCGAAACGCCGATGCCCCGGACCGCCGCCATGTCCTCCGGACGCTCTGCCGCCATCCGTGTCAGCACGGCATCGACAGCGGCCACCCAGACCGCCGGGTCCTGCTCCGACCAGCCCGGGTGCGGATGCGCGGTCTGATAGCTTTCCGACAGGCTCGCGACCGGCGCACCGTCCTCGCCCACCAGCAGCGCCCGCAGGCCCGATGTCCCGAGATCCAGACCGACATACATGGCTCACCTCCCCGTTTGCGCTCACACAAACACCGAAGCGGCCCGTCAAGTCAAACGGTATACCAGAAATCGGGCGCCCGGGCCCCGTTTCACCTTGTCCAAATACCTCGGGGAGCGCGAGGGGCCGGCCCCTCGCTGACGCGCCACACCCGGCAAGACCCGAACATGCCCGAAGACCGGACCCCGGACGCGCCGCGGGCGCGGGGCGTAAGCCCCGCGCCCGCCCCGTGGCGACCTGCGGCAGCAGGGCGCAATCCGTCAGCAATCCACTATTTGGAGGCCGTCTCCAGCGCATCCAGCCGTGCCTTCAGCGCCTCGTTCTCCTCACGCGCCTTCTGCGCCATGGCGCGCACGGCGTCGAATTCCTCGCGGGTCACGAAGTCGCGATCCGCCAGCCAGCGGTCCACCATGCCCTTGAGGGCGGTCTCCGCCTCCTCTTTCGCCCCCTGCGCCACGCCCATGGCGTTGGTCATAAGTTGGCTCAGATCGTCGAAAACCTTGTTGCGGGTTTGCATGATAGTCACTCCGGCGTTGCGTTTCGTACCTATATGGACACCAAAGGCCCGACGCTCAAGGTTGACGGCGTCACCGGAGCAGAGGCAAGAGGCATCCATGATAGCAGCCATCCCCTTCCCGAACCTCTCGTCCGAGGTCTTCTCCGTCTCCGCCTTCGGCATGGAATTCGCGCTGCGCTGGTACGCGCTCGCCTATATCGCGGGCATCCTGATCGGCTGGCGGCTGGCGGTGACCGCACTGAAAC is a genomic window containing:
- a CDS encoding accessory factor UbiK family protein; protein product: MQTRNKVFDDLSQLMTNAMGVAQGAKEEAETALKGMVDRWLADRDFVTREEFDAVRAMAQKAREENEALKARLDALETASK
- the xylB gene encoding xylulokinase — protein: MYVGLDLGTSGLRALLVGEDGAPVASLSESYQTAHPHPGWSEQDPAVWVAAVDAVLTRMAAERPEDMAAVRGIGVSGHMHGAVCLDSAGAVVRPCILWNDTRSFAEAAALDATDDVRALSGNIVFPGFTAPKLAWMAAHEPDAFARVAHVVLPAGYMNFHLTGELFADMSDSAGTSWLDVGARDWSPRLLEAGGMARAQMPRLVEGSDVGGQLRQDLAARWGMTGTVAVVGGAGDNAASACGVGAMREGQGFVSLGTSGVLLTGRDGYAPLPESAVHTFCHAVPGQWYQMGVILAATDSLNWLSRVTGTAPADLAREVGDEISGPGRLRFLPYLSGERTPHNDARIRGGFLNIEQATDRRAMTQAVMEGVAFAIGDCALALRQTGVELQSLLAIGGGAASRYWVKTIATVLGVPLDLPEAGDFGAALGAARLAMVGCGAGTVEDVMVAPAVRETVAPDAALADAYAEAFQAYRATYPAVKDLP